AAAAATCGGAGTAAAAGAAGGAGATAAGATTGAAATCTCCACAGAGCGCGGTGCAATCACAGTCAAGGTAAAACCGACTATGACCGTTCCAGAAGGGCTTGTTAATCTGTTCCATGGTTATTCTGAAGCTGATGCAGAGAGTATTATGGACGAAAATCACCTGGATCCATATTCAGGATTTCCGGCATATCGGTCGACTCGGTGTATGGTAAGAAAAAAGGAGGAGGCATAACATCATGAAGAAATTTTTATTTTTTGATTCTGAAAAATGTTCTGCCTGCGGAGCCTGTGCGCTTGCATGCATGGATCAGAACGATATTGATATTCCGGCAGGAGAACAGCCATTCCGGAATACATTTACACTAGAAGAAAAGACAGGTGCATTACATTTTTATTCGGTAAGCTGTATGCACTGTGAGGATGCTCCTTGTGTTATGGGCTGCCCTTGCGGCTGCCTCTATAAAGATAAGGAGACAGGATTTACACTGTATGATAATACGAATTGCATCAGTTGTCATTCTTGCGCTATGGCATGCCCGTATGGAGTGCCGACATTCCGGGAAAATGGCAAGATGGAAAAATGTGATGCATGCATTGAAAGACAAAAAGCCGGAATGAAACCGGCATGCGTCAAAGTCTGCCCAACAGGGGCGCTTGTACTTCTGACAGAAGAAGAATTTAGGGAAAGACAGAGAATAGAGCAGGAAAAGAAAGCAAAACTGATGATGAAAAAGCAGTTCGAAAGATAAGTTGAGGAAAGGACTTTAAGGTTTATGGCAGTAGGATTTATATTTGTGGCACTTTCAGCTACATGTCTTGGTGTGATGCCCTCATTTCAGAAGCAGGTGTTACTGGATGGTTTGCCGATGAACAGTCTGATGTTCTATGTGAACTGGATTATCACACTGGTGTGTCTGGTTATGGCATTGGTAAAGAAAAGGAGTTTTAGAGCTTTGAAGATACAGATTGTCCAGTCACTTCTGATGGGTGTATTTGGACTTCTTATCACAGCATTATTATTGAATAACAGCTATCTGTATCTACCGGTTGGAACAGCGATTATGTTGAACTTTTTATACCCGTCTATTGTATGCATTGTGATGGGAATAGTATTTAAAGAAGGATTTAGCAAATACCAGATTGCGGCGATTGTTGTATCTGTGATCGGAATGGGCTTTTTAACAGGAGCAGGTGGAAATATGCCGATGATCGGAATTGTTCTTGCTGTTGCATCCGCATTCGTATATGGTGGATATCTGATTGCGAATGAAAAAGGACCGGCAAATGAATTACCGATTGAAGTGAAGCTTTTTTATGTATCACTTCCGGGAACAATTTTGTACTGTTTTATTGCTCCGATGACAGGCACTTTAGTTGCACCGCCAAAGAGCATAGATGTTGCATTTATCATTGCAGTAGGCTTATTTAATGCAGGCGGATATTTCTTTATGATGTATGGAATCAGTAAACTCGGAGCAGCAATCGCATCTTTTGTCTCCATGCTGGAGCCAATTGTCAGTGTGATTTTCAGTACACTCTGGTTCCATGATCCGGTCACGATTGGGATAGTAGTCGGAGGTGGACTTGTCATGGCAAGTATCTTGCTGATTGCCATAGACGGGGCGAAGAAGGGAAATAGTGCATAGCAATCCGGACGGATTGTTACATATAAAATTAAATTTGCAGGAGGAAACTATCATGAGTAAAAGAAACGTAAACAGTGAAAAAGCACCGGCAGCAATCGGACCATATTCACAGGCAATCGAAGTGGAAGGAACGATTTATGTGTCTGGTCAGCTCCCGATTGATGCAGCAACAGGAGAATTTGCATCAGATGAGATCAAAGGACAGACAAAGCAGTCTCTGGAAAATATTGCAGCAATCCTCAAAGAAGCAGGATGCACAATGGAGAATGTCGTAAAAACAACAGTTTTATTGCAGGATATGAATGATTTTGCAGCAATGAACGAAGTATACGCCGGATATTTCTCAGCACCATTCCCGGCAAGAGCAGCTTTCGAAGTAGCAAAACTTCCAAAAGGTGCAAAGGTTGAGATTGAAGCTGTTGCAAAACGCTAATGAAACAAATTACATGATAAGAGATAAGGAAATGCAGTTGATAGTCAGCTGCATTTTTTGTGTCTGTCAGTAAAATTAATGATGTGGGATAATGATGCGAAAATATAATTCTTGTACATTTGTTTATGGTATGTTATACTACTTTCACGCAGATAATGTTCTTATTATCTGCAAAAGTATCTAATAATTTCAATCATTTCGGAGCCTAAGAATGATCGGGCATAAATTCCAAAGTGATGAACAGTTGAGAAACAATATAGTGCGAAATTTGCCTCCGGATATATTTACTCCTGGCTGTTGCCGTGCTATTTTGCTGGGAGGAAGGTAGAAATGAAAAAGGAAGTGTGCTATACTAAAACGAATAAGAAAAGAAGAGTAACAGGAGAGACAGGAATGAAATATGCAGATCCTTATACTCCGGGTGCAGGATTTATGCCAGGACATATTGCAGGACGAAAAGAGACACTGGAAAGAGCAGAAAAATATTTGAATACAATCGTATTAGGATATCCTCAGCAGTCCGTAATTTATTACGGATTACGTGGTGTAGGAAAGACGGTGTTGTTAAATGCAATAGAATGTAAAACGGATGATATGCCAATTTTAATGGGACATATTGAGATTGCAGAGAAAAGAAATTTTACACAGCAGATTACGAATTATTCTAAAAAATTCATTCATAAGATGAGTTTTAAAGAAACTGCGAAAGATTTTGTCAGCAGAGTGCAGGACTTATTAAAAGCATTTACAGTCACTTATAATCCGGAAGATCAGTCTTTCAAAGTTGGAATGGAAGAACGGGAGTATATTGTGACAGGAGATCTGTCGGAGGATCTGACAGATTTATTTGTTGCAATGGGAAAGATGGCTGATAAAACCGGGTACGCAATTTGTTTTTTTGTTGATGAGATTCAGTATATGAAAGAGGAGGAGATTGCGGCTCTTGTAAATGCTATCCACAGGTGTAATCAATTGCGCTTGCCTCTTATGATTTTTGGTGCCGGATTGCCTAAGATTTTGAAAACGCTTGGAAAAGTGAAATCATATTCGGAAAGACTTTTTCGTTTTGAGGAGATTGATGCATTATCAGGGCAGGATGCAAAGGATGCCATCGTAAAGCCGGCAGAGCCACTTGGCGGAAGTTATACAGAAGAAGCTTTAAGATGGATTATCAGTGAGACGCAAGGATATCCGTATTTTATACAGGAATTATGCAGTGCTATATGGGAGCATCTGAATCCGGAACAGACGGTGATAGGTATCGATGATGTAAAAGGGGCCGTTTTAAAATTTTATGAAAATCTCGACCGCGGATTTTACAGGCTTCGTTATGACCGATGTACACCAAAAGAAAAAATGTTTATTTTTGCAATGGCGAAATGTGAGAAATTACCATGTTCGATTTCGAATGTCGCTAAAATTATGGAAACAGAAGTCTCTTCAATATCGCCTTACCGGGCACAACTCATTAATAAAAGTATGATCTATGCAACGGGATATGCGGAGATTGATTTCACAGTGCCGGGGTTCGACCAGTTTTTAAAACGTTTGAATCCGGAACTTCAATTAGATGAGGTAGAGAAAGTTCAGAAAGGGGATGCAGGTGATGAGTAAGGAGCTTTTAAATTATACACAGAACCGGGAACTTTCCTGGTTGAAATTCAATCACAGAGTATTGGAAGAAGCGCAGGATGAGTCAGTACCGCTATTGGAGCGGATGAAATTCGTGGCGATTTTTACCAGCAATCTGGATGAATTCTTTATGATTCGTGTTGGAAGTCTTTATGATATGGTGCACACAGATGCCAAGGCAAAAGACAGCCGGTCCGGCATGACAGCGCAGGAGCAGATCCATGCAATCCTGACAGAAGTTGCACCTTTATATAAAGAGCGCGATAAGACTTATGCTGAGATAAAAAAAGAATTACATCCATATGGTGTGTGTGGGCTTGATTATAAAGAGTTGGAGCCTCAGGAAAAGAAATATGTAAAGCATTATTTTAAAACTCAGATATTACCAATTCTTTCACCTCAGATCGTGGATGCGAATCATCCATTTCCGCATCTTTTGAATAAAGAATTGTATGTAACGGCAAGTTTGAAGATGGATAACAAAAGTATGATGGGAATTGTTCCGGTGCCACAGTTCGTGTCGGACATTTTGTGCCTTCCGGGACATGATATCCGATACATTCGTATGGAAAAGGTCATCCTGGAGCATCTGAACCTGGTATTTCCGAAGTACGAAGTGTCGGAAGCGAATTATATCTGTGTAACGAGAAATGCTGATGTGTCTCCGGATGACGAGGCTTTGGAAGTGACGGATGACTTCCGGTATCTTATGCAGCAGACTATTCACAAACGCCGCCGTATGGCGGTAGTCAGACTGGAGACTGCAAATAAACTGTCTGAAGAGACACAGAAATATTTCTGTGAGAAGTTTGAGATTGAGCCGAATCAGATTTTTCGAACAAAGATGCCGATGAAATTAGATTATATTTTTGGTATCAGTGGGAATTTACCGGAAGCTATGAAACGCTCTCTGACTTATACGCCATTTTCGCCACAGAACAGTGGACATGTGGCAGCAGGTAATGTGATGCGCCAGATAAAGAAAAAAGATATCCTGTTATTCTTTCCGTATGAGAGTATGGATCCGTTTTTGCGCCTTATAAAAGAAGCGTCGGTGAATCCGGATGTTATGACGATCAAGATTACGATTTATCGTCTGGCAAAGAAAGCAAGGCTGGTAGAATATCTGTGTGCGGCAGCAGAAAACGGAAAAGAAGTAACGGTTCTGATCGAACTGCGTGCAAGATTTGATGAGCAGAATAATATTGACTGGTCTGAGCGCCTGGAAGAAGCAGGGTGCCGTGTGATCTATGGATTTGACGGTTATAAGGTGCATTCAAAGATTTGTCTTATTACTTATAGAAGCCGCGGAGAAATCCAGTATATTACACAGATTGGAACTGGTAATTACAATGAAAAGACAGCGGCAATGTATACAGATTTGTCGCTCATGACAGCAAATTCGGCAATAGGGAAAGATGCGGCAGAATTCTTTAAAAATATGTCAATTGGTAATCTGGCAGGACAATATGATTATTTGATCGTATCACCGACCAGCCTGAAGCAGAAGATTCTTTATCTGATGGATGAGGAAATCAAAAAAGGTTCTAATGGGCGGATCATTATGAAAATGAATTCTGTTACGGATGTAGATTTTATACAGAAAGTATCAGAAGCATCACGTTCAGGAGTGAAAGTGGATCTGATCGTGCGGGGAATCTGTTGTATTTTGCCGGGTGTAACTGGCTATACGGACAATGTCCGTGTGATGAGTGTTGTCGGAAGATATCTGGAGCATCCGCGTATTTTCAGTTTTGGAAGTGGAAATGATCAGAAGATTTATATTGGATCAGCAGACATGATGACACGTAATACTGAGAAGCGTGTAGAAGTAGCTGCCCCGATACTGGATCAGGATATCTGCAGGCAGATCAATCACTATTTGAAAGTGATGTTAAGTGATAATGTAAAAGCAAGAGTTCTTGGAAGTGACGGAAAATACAGGCGTAAAGAGCAGAAAGAACCGTATATTGATTCACAGAATGTCTTTATGCAAGAGGCATTGCAGGCAAAACCGCCACAGGAAGTACCGGAGAAAATTGGTTTATTGAAGAGAATCGGACGGATATTCAGCAGGTAAAAAATTAATTTGCTAGTATTCTATGAGGGTGATAAGAATTCGGATGTAATTAATAAAAAAGGTAAAGTAAGGAGTTAACGTAATAAATATGGGGAAATCACTATATATAGCTGAGAAACCCAGTGTTGCACAGGAGTTTGCGAAGGCATTGAAGCTGAACACCAGAAGGCAGGACGGGTATCTGGAATCAGAGGATTCCATTGTGACCTGGTGTGTAGGACATCTGGTGACTATGAGTTATCCGGAGGAGTATGATCCTGCCTTGAAAAAATGGAGTCTTCAGACGCTGCCGTTTATACCGACAAGATTCAAATATGAAGTTATACCGTCGGTAGCGAAACAGTATAAGATTGTAGCAGGGCTTTTGAACCGACCGGATGTAGAGACTATCTATGTCTGTACCGATTCAGGACGCGAGGGAGAATATATTTACCGTCTGGTAGAACAACAGGCGCAGGTACATGGAAAAAATAGACGAAGAGTGTGGATCGATTCCCAGACAGAGGAGGAAATACTGCGAGGAATCCGCGAGGCAAAGGATTTAAGTGAGTATGACAATCTGGCAAGTGCTGCTTATCTGCGAGCCAAGGAAGATTATCTCATGGGAATCAATTTTTCAAGATTATTGACATTAAAATATGGAAATAGCATTTCTAATTATCTTGGAACGGATTATTCAGTTGTTTCTGTAGGGCGTGTAATGACTTGTGTTCTTGGAATGGTTGTAAGAAGAGAACGCGAGATCCGTGAGTTCATCGAGACACCGTTTTATCGTATTCTTGCGACAATTGGAGAACAGGGTCAGACATTTGAAGGAGAATGGCGCGCAGTAAAGGGTTCCAAGTGGTTCGAGTCATTTGATCTATATAAGGAAAATGGATTTAAAGAGCGCGAAAAGGCGCAGCAGGTCATAGATTATCTGACGCAGGAACAACCGGTAACAGGTCAGATTGCGTCCATTGAAAAGAAAAAGGAAAAGAAAAATCCACCGTTGTTATTTAACTTGGCGGAGCTGCAGAATGAATGTTCGAAACGCTTTAAAATCAGTCCGGATGAGACACTGAAAATTGCGCAGGAACTTTATGAAAAGAAATTGACGACCTATCCGAGAACCGATGCGCGTGTGCTTTCCACGGCTGTGGCAAAAGAGATACATAAGAATCTCAATGGACTTATGAAATATGAGTCGGCAGTTTTGTTTTTACAGGAGATTGTAGGATTCGGAAGTCATAAAGGTCTGGCGAAGACAAGATATGTCAATGACAAACAGATTACCGATCACTATGCCATTATTCCAACCGGACAAGGCATGAGTGCGCTAAGTGGACTTTCCTGGACGTCACGGGCGGTCTATGATGTAATCGTAAGACGATTTTTAAGTATATTTTATCCGGCGGCGGTTTATCAGAAGGTTGCCATTACAACAAAGGTAAAAGAAGAGTCTTTCTTTGCAAGCTTTAAAGTACTGGCAGAGCCTGGCTACTTAAAAGTTGTGGGAGTTCCGGGAGAAAAGAAGGGAGAATCTGGCAGCGCTGCAGGAGCAGAAGACAGAAATGTAAGTGGAAGTGTGACTTCCGCAGAAACAGGTGATGGTTCCGGTGATAACAATTCGGGTGACAATGGTGACGGTAACGAAGATATGGCATCGTCCCAGGCATTTTTTGAAAAAATCCAAAGCCTGAAAAAAGGGATGACTCTCCCAATCCAGGGAATGGAGATTAAGGAAGGAAAGACATCTCCACCGAAACGCTATAATTCCGGTTCTCTGATTCTTGCTATGGAAAATGCAGGACAATTGATTGAAGATGAAGAGCTTCGCGCACAGATTAAAGGAAGTGGAATCGGAACCAGTGCGACCAGAGGTGAAATCCTAAAGAAGCTTTTTAACAATAAATATCTGGCACTCAATAAGAAGACACAGATTGTCACACCGACCATGCTTGGAGAAATGATCTATGATGTGGTTGACCATTCTGTACGGTCGCTTTTGAATCCGGAGCTGACAGCAAGCTGGGAGAAGGGGCTGACCTATGTGGCTGACGGAGATATCACCTCTGACGAGTATATGATGAAACTGGACCGCTTTGTGTCCAGCCGCACGGAAGGCGTCAAAGGACTGAATAATCAATATCAGCTCCGCGCCTGTTATGACCGGGTTGCACCGTTCTATAAGAATGAGAAGCAGACGATGAAGTACACAAAATCCAGGCGTGCAAAGAGTGGAACAAAGACCAGTGCAAAATCGGGCAGTAAGTCTAGTGGAAGAAAGAGTACAAAGACAGCAAATGCCAGCAAATAGGTACAATAAAAAAGATTAAAAAAATAATAAGTAAACTGTGAGCAGGAGGAGTTTAGAAATGTTCGAAGAAATGACAGTAGCAAAGATGTATAATCTTAATGAGACAATTGCAAAGGATATCTTTGAAGGAGTGACTTACCCATGGGAAGTACTTCCGAAGATCAGTGATTTCATTGTAAAACTGGGAGAGACACTTCCGGCAGACGAGTATGATAAAGTAGGAGAAAATGTGTGGATTGCAAAATCTGCAAAAGTATTTGAATCAGCATATATCCACGGACCGGCAATCATCGGAAAAGATGCAGAGGTTCGCCACTGCGCATTTATCCGTGGCAATGCAATTGTAGGAGAGGGAGCCGTAGTCGGAAACTCTACAGAACTTAAGAATGTTATACTGTTCAATAAAGTACAGGTTCCACATTACAACTATGTTGGAGATTCCGTACTTGGATACAAAGCACATATGGGAGCAGGATCTATCACTTCCAATGTAAAATCAGACAAGAAACTGGTCGTAGTAAAATCGCCAGAAGGACAGATTGAGACCGGAATCAAGAAATTCGGAGCCATGCTCGGTGATGAAGTAGAAGTTGGCTGCGGAACAGTATTGAATCCGGGAAGTGTAGTCGGAAGCCACAGCAATATCTACCCGCTGTCCAGTGTCAGAGGATTCGTACCTGCAAACAGTATCTACAAAAAGCAGGGTGAAGTAGTAGAGAAATATTAAAAATCCGCATGTATCTAATTATATAAAAACACAGAAAGAGGCTGTACACGATTGTACAGCCTCTTTCTGTGTTTTTAGAAATATCTGGCATGCGGAAGGCAGTGCCCCAAAAAACGGAAGAGGTGACAGAAAAAACAAGTTCTCTGTATTGACAATACATTTCCCGTATGGTATTGTATAGAAAGACTTTAACACTTTAAAGCGCAACGGTTTAAAGCAACGAATTCAAACAAAAGACTAGTTATTTGGAGGAATGAGAGATGTCAAAGGAAGTATTATGTATTATCTTGCTTGTCGTGTTCTTTGCGATTATGATCTATGTCGGATTTTATTCCAGAAAGCATGCGGCAGATGTGAATGGTTTTGTTCTTGGAGGGCGTGGCGTTGGTCCGTGGCTGACGGCTTTTGCATTTGGAACGTCATATTTTTCAGCTGTTATTTTTGTAGGCTATGCGGGACAGTTTGGATGGAACTTTGGTCTTGCCAGTACATGGGCGGGGCTTGGAAATGCATTTATCGGGTCATTGCTTGCATGGAATGTGCTTGGAAGAAGAACACGTATTATGACACAGCATGTAGATGCTAAGACGATGCCGGATTTCTTTGGTAAGAGATTTGACAGTGTGCCGCTTAAGGTAACGGCATCGGTCATTGTATTCATTTTCCTGATTCCGTACACGGCGTCCTTATACAATGGACTTTCCAGTCTCTTTGGACTTGTGTTTGATATTCCGTACTGGCTTGTTATTTTAATTATGGCGGTACTGACTGGATTCTATGTTATTTTCGGTGGATACATGGCAACGGCGATCAATGATTTTATTCAGGGAATCATTATGCTGTTTGGAATCTGCGCAGTAATCGGAGCAGTACTTGCCGACAATGGAGGATTTCAGGAGGCAACAAAGGCGTTGGCTTCTGTGACAGGCGACGCGGGCTGGCAGGGAGCATACACCGCATTTCTTGGACCGGATCCGCTGGCACTTTTATTTGTGGTAATTCTGACTTCCCTTGGAACATGGGGGCTGCCACAGATGGTCGGTAAATTTTATGCCATTAAGAGCGAGAAAGATATACATAAAGGAACGGTTATATCCACAGTGTTTGCCATTATTGTTGCCGGAGGCTGTTATTTCCTTGGAGGATTCGGAAGACTGTATGCAGATAAAGTAACCATCAATCCAGCCACCGGAAAACCGCTGTTTGACACCATTGTGCCGACCATGTTATCTACACTTCCGGCACTTGTCATAGCGGTGGTCATTGTGCTTGTATTATCCGCATCTATGTCCACTCTTTCATCACTGGTGCTGACATCAAGTTCTACATTTACACTGGATGTGATCAAGCCTGCATCTAAGAAAGAAATGTCTGAGAAAAAGCAGGTGTTTGTTATGAGAGTGTTTATTGTATTTTTTATTTTTATATCGGCAGTGATTGCAATCTTTAAAGATGCACATCCGGAAGTAACATTTATCGCACAGATGATGGGAGTTTCCTGGGGTGCTCTTGCAGGATCATTTTTGGCACCGTTCTTATATGGATTATACTGGAAAGGCGTGACAAAAGCTTCTGCATTTGTTTGTTTTATATGGGGGTGTGCGGTAGCAGTAATCCAGCTTGTCATTACACTTGGAGGAGTTGATGTGAGCGGCTGGGAACCGGTACTTGGATACATTTTCAAATCTTCAATCAATTCCGGTGTGATCGCTATGGTCGGTGGACTTATTCTTGTTCCGGTTGTAAGTCTCTTTACAAAGAAACAGGCGAAGAAAGTAATCGATGATCTGTTTGCATGTTATGAAGAGAAAGTTATGACGACAAGAAAAGAAGCTCTTGAGGATGAGTAAAAAAATGACAGAAAAATTGAGTCTTGAACTCAAAAAAGCATAAGAATATTAAAAAAAATCAAGGAAAGTGATTAAATATGTCACTTTCCTTTTTTTTATTCCTGTGTTAGTATGAGTGAGTCTTAAAAAAAGACAACTAATTTGATGAAAATTAATTTGGAAGGATGATAGATATGAATAATTTTGAAAAGTACGAAAAGACTTATTTTATGCCACCGGTCGTCACATATGATTGGGTGAAGAAGACAGAGATTGAAAAACCGCCGGTATGGTGTAGTGTTGACCTGCGAGATGGTAACCAGGCGCTGATCGAGCCAATGAGTCTTGAGGAAAAGTTGGAGTTCTTCCAGATGTTAGTAGATATCGGATTTAAGGAGATTGAGGTTGGATTCCCGGCAGCATCCGATACCGAGTACAAGTTCATGAGAACGCTGATTGAGAAGAATATGATCCCAGATGATGTGACCGTTCAGGTACTGACTCAGGCAAGAGAGCATATTATTAAGAAGACATTTGAAGCTGTTAAGGGTGCGCCTCATGCGGTGATCCATCTGTACAACTCCACATCTGTTGCACAGAGAGAGCAGGTATTCAGAAAAAGCAAAGAGCAGATCAAGAAGATTGCAGTCGATGGAGCAGAATTACTTCTGAAGCTGGCAAATGAGACAGATGGTAACTTTACATTTGAATACAGCCCGGAGAGTTTCTCTGGAACAGAGGTTGATTATGCGGTCGAAGTTTGTAATGCAGTCTTAGACGTATGGAAACCAAGTGCGGACAACAAGGCAATCATCAATATTCCGACAACCGTTGAAAATGCGATTCCACATGTATTTGCATGCCAGTTAGAGTATGTAGATAAGAACCTGAAATACA
The sequence above is drawn from the Dorea formicigenerans genome and encodes:
- a CDS encoding 4Fe-4S dicluster domain-containing protein; translated protein: MKKFLFFDSEKCSACGACALACMDQNDIDIPAGEQPFRNTFTLEEKTGALHFYSVSCMHCEDAPCVMGCPCGCLYKDKETGFTLYDNTNCISCHSCAMACPYGVPTFRENGKMEKCDACIERQKAGMKPACVKVCPTGALVLLTEEEFRERQRIEQEKKAKLMMKKQFER
- a CDS encoding DMT family transporter — its product is MAVGFIFVALSATCLGVMPSFQKQVLLDGLPMNSLMFYVNWIITLVCLVMALVKKRSFRALKIQIVQSLLMGVFGLLITALLLNNSYLYLPVGTAIMLNFLYPSIVCIVMGIVFKEGFSKYQIAAIVVSVIGMGFLTGAGGNMPMIGIVLAVASAFVYGGYLIANEKGPANELPIEVKLFYVSLPGTILYCFIAPMTGTLVAPPKSIDVAFIIAVGLFNAGGYFFMMYGISKLGAAIASFVSMLEPIVSVIFSTLWFHDPVTIGIVVGGGLVMASILLIAIDGAKKGNSA
- a CDS encoding RidA family protein; this translates as MSKRNVNSEKAPAAIGPYSQAIEVEGTIYVSGQLPIDAATGEFASDEIKGQTKQSLENIAAILKEAGCTMENVVKTTVLLQDMNDFAAMNEVYAGYFSAPFPARAAFEVAKLPKGAKVEIEAVAKR
- a CDS encoding ATP-binding protein, with amino-acid sequence MKKEVCYTKTNKKRRVTGETGMKYADPYTPGAGFMPGHIAGRKETLERAEKYLNTIVLGYPQQSVIYYGLRGVGKTVLLNAIECKTDDMPILMGHIEIAEKRNFTQQITNYSKKFIHKMSFKETAKDFVSRVQDLLKAFTVTYNPEDQSFKVGMEEREYIVTGDLSEDLTDLFVAMGKMADKTGYAICFFVDEIQYMKEEEIAALVNAIHRCNQLRLPLMIFGAGLPKILKTLGKVKSYSERLFRFEEIDALSGQDAKDAIVKPAEPLGGSYTEEALRWIISETQGYPYFIQELCSAIWEHLNPEQTVIGIDDVKGAVLKFYENLDRGFYRLRYDRCTPKEKMFIFAMAKCEKLPCSISNVAKIMETEVSSISPYRAQLINKSMIYATGYAEIDFTVPGFDQFLKRLNPELQLDEVEKVQKGDAGDE
- the ppk1 gene encoding polyphosphate kinase 1 — translated: MSKELLNYTQNRELSWLKFNHRVLEEAQDESVPLLERMKFVAIFTSNLDEFFMIRVGSLYDMVHTDAKAKDSRSGMTAQEQIHAILTEVAPLYKERDKTYAEIKKELHPYGVCGLDYKELEPQEKKYVKHYFKTQILPILSPQIVDANHPFPHLLNKELYVTASLKMDNKSMMGIVPVPQFVSDILCLPGHDIRYIRMEKVILEHLNLVFPKYEVSEANYICVTRNADVSPDDEALEVTDDFRYLMQQTIHKRRRMAVVRLETANKLSEETQKYFCEKFEIEPNQIFRTKMPMKLDYIFGISGNLPEAMKRSLTYTPFSPQNSGHVAAGNVMRQIKKKDILLFFPYESMDPFLRLIKEASVNPDVMTIKITIYRLAKKARLVEYLCAAAENGKEVTVLIELRARFDEQNNIDWSERLEEAGCRVIYGFDGYKVHSKICLITYRSRGEIQYITQIGTGNYNEKTAAMYTDLSLMTANSAIGKDAAEFFKNMSIGNLAGQYDYLIVSPTSLKQKILYLMDEEIKKGSNGRIIMKMNSVTDVDFIQKVSEASRSGVKVDLIVRGICCILPGVTGYTDNVRVMSVVGRYLEHPRIFSFGSGNDQKIYIGSADMMTRNTEKRVEVAAPILDQDICRQINHYLKVMLSDNVKARVLGSDGKYRRKEQKEPYIDSQNVFMQEALQAKPPQEVPEKIGLLKRIGRIFSR
- a CDS encoding DNA topoisomerase, with protein sequence MGKSLYIAEKPSVAQEFAKALKLNTRRQDGYLESEDSIVTWCVGHLVTMSYPEEYDPALKKWSLQTLPFIPTRFKYEVIPSVAKQYKIVAGLLNRPDVETIYVCTDSGREGEYIYRLVEQQAQVHGKNRRRVWIDSQTEEEILRGIREAKDLSEYDNLASAAYLRAKEDYLMGINFSRLLTLKYGNSISNYLGTDYSVVSVGRVMTCVLGMVVRREREIREFIETPFYRILATIGEQGQTFEGEWRAVKGSKWFESFDLYKENGFKEREKAQQVIDYLTQEQPVTGQIASIEKKKEKKNPPLLFNLAELQNECSKRFKISPDETLKIAQELYEKKLTTYPRTDARVLSTAVAKEIHKNLNGLMKYESAVLFLQEIVGFGSHKGLAKTRYVNDKQITDHYAIIPTGQGMSALSGLSWTSRAVYDVIVRRFLSIFYPAAVYQKVAITTKVKEESFFASFKVLAEPGYLKVVGVPGEKKGESGSAAGAEDRNVSGSVTSAETGDGSGDNNSGDNGDGNEDMASSQAFFEKIQSLKKGMTLPIQGMEIKEGKTSPPKRYNSGSLILAMENAGQLIEDEELRAQIKGSGIGTSATRGEILKKLFNNKYLALNKKTQIVTPTMLGEMIYDVVDHSVRSLLNPELTASWEKGLTYVADGDITSDEYMMKLDRFVSSRTEGVKGLNNQYQLRACYDRVAPFYKNEKQTMKYTKSRRAKSGTKTSAKSGSKSSGRKSTKTANASK
- a CDS encoding UDP-N-acetylglucosamine pyrophosphorylase, coding for MFEEMTVAKMYNLNETIAKDIFEGVTYPWEVLPKISDFIVKLGETLPADEYDKVGENVWIAKSAKVFESAYIHGPAIIGKDAEVRHCAFIRGNAIVGEGAVVGNSTELKNVILFNKVQVPHYNYVGDSVLGYKAHMGAGSITSNVKSDKKLVVVKSPEGQIETGIKKFGAMLGDEVEVGCGTVLNPGSVVGSHSNIYPLSSVRGFVPANSIYKKQGEVVEKY
- a CDS encoding sodium:solute symporter family protein; protein product: MSKEVLCIILLVVFFAIMIYVGFYSRKHAADVNGFVLGGRGVGPWLTAFAFGTSYFSAVIFVGYAGQFGWNFGLASTWAGLGNAFIGSLLAWNVLGRRTRIMTQHVDAKTMPDFFGKRFDSVPLKVTASVIVFIFLIPYTASLYNGLSSLFGLVFDIPYWLVILIMAVLTGFYVIFGGYMATAINDFIQGIIMLFGICAVIGAVLADNGGFQEATKALASVTGDAGWQGAYTAFLGPDPLALLFVVILTSLGTWGLPQMVGKFYAIKSEKDIHKGTVISTVFAIIVAGGCYFLGGFGRLYADKVTINPATGKPLFDTIVPTMLSTLPALVIAVVIVLVLSASMSTLSSLVLTSSSTFTLDVIKPASKKEMSEKKQVFVMRVFIVFFIFISAVIAIFKDAHPEVTFIAQMMGVSWGALAGSFLAPFLYGLYWKGVTKASAFVCFIWGCAVAVIQLVITLGGVDVSGWEPVLGYIFKSSINSGVIAMVGGLILVPVVSLFTKKQAKKVIDDLFACYEEKVMTTRKEALEDE